One window of Streptomyces sp. NBC_00273 genomic DNA carries:
- a CDS encoding SIS domain-containing protein has product MLDESLLDAPDDLARVDRRGLLRGAAEAGARVRTAARHATEAGLAELRPDGRPRSVLIAGPGTAATGVADLLGALAGASAPVIRLDPTGVAHAAGALRWALPGWAGPVDLLLLATTDGTEPGLAVLAEQAYRRGCTVVAVAPERSPLSEAVDGAHGLLVPMAKAPYQEYDESAAAGPGALWALLTPLLLLLDKVGLITAAPDTLQLVADRLDRTAERCGPAIATYSNPAKTLAAELADSLPLIWSEGTGAAPAGRRFAATLAELAGRPALAAVLPEALPAHGVLLAGSFAAGADPDDFFRDRVEEPQALRARIVLLRDRPAGGLTAAPAARELALSHDTAISELEPEEGVELEQLAELLAVTDFATAYLALASGGHS; this is encoded by the coding sequence ATGCTCGACGAGTCGCTCCTCGACGCACCGGACGATCTCGCCCGCGTCGACCGCCGGGGCCTGCTCCGCGGTGCGGCCGAGGCCGGAGCCAGAGTCCGTACCGCCGCCCGGCACGCGACCGAGGCCGGCCTCGCCGAGCTGCGCCCCGACGGCCGTCCGCGCTCCGTCCTGATCGCCGGGCCCGGCACCGCCGCCACCGGCGTCGCCGACCTGCTCGGCGCGCTCGCCGGAGCCTCCGCGCCCGTCATCCGGCTGGATCCCACCGGTGTCGCCCACGCGGCCGGCGCCCTGCGCTGGGCCCTGCCCGGCTGGGCCGGACCCGTCGACCTGCTGCTCCTCGCCACCACCGACGGCACCGAGCCCGGGCTCGCCGTCCTCGCCGAGCAGGCGTACCGGCGCGGCTGCACCGTCGTCGCCGTCGCCCCCGAGCGCTCACCGCTGAGCGAGGCGGTGGACGGCGCGCACGGGCTCCTCGTACCGATGGCCAAGGCCCCGTACCAGGAGTACGACGAGTCCGCCGCGGCCGGACCCGGCGCCCTGTGGGCCCTGCTGACGCCGCTGCTGCTGCTCCTGGACAAGGTCGGCCTGATCACCGCCGCCCCCGACACCCTGCAGCTCGTCGCCGACCGGCTCGACCGCACGGCCGAGCGCTGCGGGCCCGCCATCGCCACCTACTCCAACCCGGCCAAGACCCTCGCCGCCGAACTGGCCGACTCCCTCCCGCTCATCTGGAGCGAGGGAACCGGCGCCGCTCCCGCGGGCCGCCGGTTCGCCGCCACCCTCGCCGAGCTCGCCGGCCGCCCGGCACTGGCCGCCGTGCTTCCCGAGGCCCTGCCCGCCCACGGCGTCCTGCTCGCCGGATCCTTCGCCGCCGGCGCCGACCCCGACGACTTCTTCCGTGACCGGGTCGAAGAGCCCCAGGCCCTTCGCGCCCGCATCGTCCTGCTGCGTGACCGGCCGGCCGGTGGCCTCACCGCCGCCCCCGCCGCACGCGAGCTCGCCCTCAGCCACGACACGGCGATCAGCGAGCTCGAACCGGAGGAGGGCGTCGAACTGGAGCAGCTCGCCGAACTCCTCGCCGTCACGGATTTCGCCACCGCCTACCTGGCGTTGGCTTCCGGGGGACACAGCTGA
- the lepB gene encoding signal peptidase I — MKNRPGRKRGIWAITLLILGVALNGIAFALMVSQFKVHSYDGAAMLPTLPHGELVMVKRDPSEVHRGDIVTYDPVGWDRPGPNLGRVVAVGGDHIAYVKGESTLTLNGQPLDEPYVLDAAPGAPDLAFAVSVPQGRVFILGDNRGNSEDSRYFAELQQGTLPVSAVTGVRTAEDNVLMGVLGLVSTVGTLALPVGIGLGIAALVARRKKPPVPAAPVWGAVHVDEP; from the coding sequence ATGAAGAACAGACCTGGGCGCAAACGGGGCATATGGGCGATCACCCTTCTGATCCTGGGTGTCGCGCTGAACGGCATCGCGTTCGCGCTCATGGTGAGTCAGTTCAAGGTCCACAGCTATGACGGCGCCGCCATGCTGCCCACGCTGCCCCACGGGGAGCTGGTCATGGTGAAGAGGGATCCGTCCGAGGTGCACCGCGGCGACATCGTCACCTACGACCCCGTCGGGTGGGACCGGCCGGGGCCGAACCTCGGGCGCGTGGTGGCGGTGGGGGGCGACCACATCGCCTACGTGAAGGGGGAGAGCACCCTGACCCTGAACGGGCAGCCGCTCGACGAGCCCTACGTACTGGACGCCGCGCCCGGGGCTCCGGATCTTGCCTTCGCCGTCTCGGTGCCACAGGGCCGGGTCTTCATCCTGGGAGACAACCGCGGCAACTCCGAGGACTCCCGCTACTTCGCGGAGCTCCAGCAGGGCACGCTGCCGGTGTCGGCCGTGACCGGGGTCCGGACCGCCGAGGACAACGTACTCATGGGGGTCCTCGGCCTGGTGTCGACCGTCGGAACGTTGGCCCTGCCCGTGGGGATCGGGCTGGGCATCGCCGCGCTGGTGGCGCGGCGGAAGAAGCCGCCGGTACCGGCGGCGCCCGTCTGGGGCGCCGTGCACGTCGACGAGCCGTAG
- a CDS encoding DUF5719 family protein, producing MKQRAPLTLAAVTAALAALTGVAALTAPAADGKATDGGAAAARMPVERSLLVCPGPSSSDIAETTYTSFTPGAAAGEGKGSARLLGATKDAKPVLEPKEAGKPLGATASGADAPALTGSADGVLAPGWTAQLTTKVSVGRTRGVLGVGCTAPGTDFWFPAVSTAKGREDYVHLTNPDDAAAIVDIKIFGPDGPAKPDAGTSESIRVDPKSTKTVLLSTLVPGAQLADATAHVTTRAGRVGASVQVGEEGVGADWLPASVDPAGSLVLPGIPADAASVKLVVFVPGEEDADLKVRLAAPGGSISPAGSEQLHVKAGMTAAADLKDVTRGEAGSLLLTPSDPKKSAPVVAALRVVRGSGAKQEIGFIPATGPVGARATVADNRPEENTTVLSLTAPGADAKVKVTASPGTGGGEAASKDVDVKAGTTQTLVLAPAGGKGSYALTVETVSGGPVHASRTLSLPHEGIAMFTVQGLSDDHSTVSVPKAAQDLSVLTR from the coding sequence GTGAAGCAGCGCGCACCCCTGACGCTGGCGGCGGTGACCGCGGCCCTGGCCGCACTCACCGGCGTCGCCGCCCTGACCGCACCCGCCGCCGACGGGAAGGCCACCGACGGCGGGGCGGCCGCCGCCCGGATGCCGGTGGAGCGGTCCCTGCTGGTGTGCCCGGGGCCCAGCTCCTCGGACATCGCCGAGACCACGTACACGTCCTTCACCCCCGGCGCGGCCGCCGGCGAGGGCAAGGGCTCGGCCCGGCTGCTCGGCGCGACCAAGGACGCCAAGCCGGTGCTGGAACCCAAGGAGGCGGGCAAGCCCCTCGGGGCCACCGCCAGCGGCGCCGACGCACCCGCCCTCACCGGCAGCGCCGACGGGGTCCTCGCCCCCGGCTGGACCGCGCAGCTGACCACCAAGGTCTCGGTCGGCCGGACCCGCGGCGTGCTCGGCGTCGGCTGCACCGCACCCGGCACCGACTTCTGGTTCCCCGCGGTGAGCACGGCCAAGGGGCGCGAGGACTACGTCCACCTCACCAACCCCGACGACGCCGCGGCCATCGTCGACATCAAGATCTTCGGCCCGGACGGTCCGGCCAAGCCCGACGCGGGCACCAGCGAGAGCATCCGGGTCGACCCCAAGTCCACCAAGACCGTCCTGCTGTCCACCCTGGTCCCCGGAGCCCAGCTCGCGGACGCCACCGCCCACGTGACCACGCGCGCCGGCCGGGTGGGCGCATCGGTGCAGGTCGGGGAGGAGGGGGTGGGCGCCGATTGGCTGCCGGCCTCCGTCGACCCGGCCGGCTCGCTCGTACTGCCGGGCATCCCGGCGGACGCCGCCTCCGTGAAGCTGGTCGTCTTCGTACCGGGCGAGGAGGACGCGGACCTGAAGGTGCGCCTGGCCGCACCCGGCGGCTCCATCAGCCCGGCGGGCAGCGAGCAGCTGCACGTCAAGGCCGGTATGACGGCGGCCGCGGACCTCAAGGACGTGACCCGCGGCGAGGCCGGCTCGCTACTGCTGACCCCGTCCGACCCCAAGAAGTCCGCCCCGGTCGTCGCGGCACTACGGGTCGTCCGCGGCAGCGGCGCCAAACAGGAGATCGGCTTCATCCCCGCCACCGGACCGGTCGGAGCACGGGCGACCGTGGCCGACAACCGGCCCGAGGAGAACACGACCGTGCTGTCCCTGACCGCTCCGGGAGCCGACGCGAAGGTGAAGGTCACCGCCTCGCCGGGCACCGGTGGCGGCGAGGCGGCCTCCAAGGACGTCGACGTCAAGGCGGGCACCACGCAGACGCTCGTCCTGGCTCCGGCGGGCGGCAAGGGCTCCTACGCCCTCACCGTGGAGACCGTCTCGGGCGGCCCGGTCCACGCGTCCCGCACCCTGTCCCTCCCGCACGAGGGCATCGCGATGTTCACCGTCCAAGGGCTCTCGGACGACCACTCCACGGTCTCGGTCCCCAAGGCCGCCCAGGACCTCTCCGTCCTGACCAGATGA
- a CDS encoding RDD family protein, whose translation MSDLVTGDAVVLGLRPARLPSRGLAILLDLAVYVTGYVFISVGLAMATASLDDAAQAAVAVASFLLFLVGVPIAVETLSHGRSLGKLACGLRVVRDDGGPIRFRHALVRGAMGVVELILTFGSIACIASLVSARGRRLGDVFAGTLVVRERVPGTQVMPVPPPPPWLAGRFTGLDLSAVPDGLWLAIRQYLTRMNQLDPQVGAAMAVRLADDLVARTGAPPPAGVPAAAFLMAVVHERQSRDAARAFRPSAAGPGSGHAPGPAPAPGPVPVMAPTPYAAPAPAAPVTPVAPAAPVEAPRAGGFAPPA comes from the coding sequence GTGAGCGATCTGGTGACGGGGGACGCGGTCGTCCTGGGGCTCAGGCCCGCACGGCTACCGAGCCGCGGGCTGGCGATCCTCCTGGACCTGGCCGTCTACGTCACCGGGTACGTGTTCATCTCCGTCGGGCTGGCCATGGCCACCGCCTCGTTGGACGATGCCGCCCAGGCGGCCGTCGCGGTGGCGTCCTTCCTGCTGTTCCTGGTGGGCGTGCCCATCGCGGTGGAGACGCTGTCCCACGGGCGTTCGCTCGGCAAGCTCGCCTGCGGGCTGCGGGTCGTACGGGACGACGGCGGGCCGATCCGGTTCCGGCACGCTCTGGTGCGCGGGGCCATGGGGGTCGTGGAGCTGATCCTGACCTTCGGGTCGATCGCGTGCATCGCCTCGCTGGTGTCGGCCCGGGGGCGCCGGCTCGGGGACGTGTTCGCGGGGACGCTGGTGGTTCGGGAGCGGGTGCCCGGGACCCAGGTGATGCCGGTGCCTCCGCCGCCGCCGTGGCTGGCCGGGCGGTTCACCGGGCTGGACCTGTCGGCGGTGCCGGACGGGCTGTGGCTGGCGATACGCCAGTACCTGACGCGGATGAACCAGCTGGATCCGCAGGTGGGCGCCGCGATGGCGGTGCGGCTCGCGGACGATCTGGTGGCGCGTACGGGGGCGCCGCCGCCGGCCGGGGTGCCGGCTGCCGCCTTCCTGATGGCTGTGGTGCACGAGCGGCAGTCGCGGGACGCCGCCCGGGCGTTCCGGCCGTCCGCCGCCGGTCCTGGCTCCGGGCACGCACCCGGGCCCGCGCCGGCACCGGGGCCGGTACCCGTCATGGCTCCGACCCCCTACGCGGCTCCCGCGCCCGCGGCACCGGTGACGCCCGTGGCACCCGCAGCACCCGTAGAGGCTCCGCGCGCCGGCGGGTTCGCGCCGCCCGCCTGA
- a CDS encoding metallopeptidase family protein gives MTDTPLPPCPADPPAGARTEPRPRRRDRHGRGMRGPVAPPQVPLAASRSELFGDLVRDSVERLERRWPQLAEVEFLIGDVPGPPGGPDGGWNDEAVPLGAVSEAREGRPARIVVFRRPVEIRTKTRDEKAMLVHEIVVEQVAELLGLSPETVDPRYGQD, from the coding sequence GTGACCGACACCCCTCTTCCGCCCTGCCCCGCCGACCCTCCAGCGGGGGCCAGAACCGAGCCTCGCCCGCGTCGGCGGGACCGGCACGGGCGCGGGATGCGCGGTCCGGTGGCCCCTCCTCAGGTGCCGCTGGCGGCGAGCCGGTCGGAGCTGTTCGGGGACCTCGTACGGGATTCCGTGGAGCGGCTGGAGCGGCGCTGGCCGCAGCTGGCCGAGGTGGAGTTCCTGATCGGTGACGTGCCCGGGCCGCCGGGCGGTCCGGACGGCGGCTGGAACGACGAGGCGGTGCCGCTGGGCGCGGTGTCGGAGGCGCGCGAGGGGCGGCCCGCCCGGATCGTGGTCTTCCGGCGGCCGGTGGAGATCCGCACCAAGACGCGGGACGAGAAGGCGATGCTGGTCCACGAGATCGTGGTGGAGCAGGTGGCGGAGCTGCTGGGGCTCTCGCCGGAGACGGTGGACCCCCGGTACGGCCAGGACTGA
- a CDS encoding DUF3499 domain-containing protein, with amino-acid sequence MSTTRGSERRWSRRGPVKSAVPSNVVSLVRRCSRTACGRPAVATLTYVYADSTAVLGPLATYAEPHCYDLCAEHSERLTAPRGWDVVRLSDGSGPSRPSGDDLEALANAVREAARPPGRTAEAGGPGQGGPSTGETRRGHLRVLRSPDS; translated from the coding sequence CTGAGCACGACACGGGGGAGTGAGCGGCGGTGGAGTCGTCGCGGCCCGGTCAAGAGTGCGGTACCGTCCAACGTCGTGAGCCTTGTACGTCGCTGTTCGCGCACCGCGTGCGGCCGCCCTGCCGTCGCGACACTGACGTACGTCTACGCCGATTCGACCGCAGTTCTCGGCCCGCTCGCCACCTACGCCGAACCCCACTGCTACGACCTGTGCGCCGAGCACTCGGAGCGCCTGACCGCCCCACGGGGCTGGGACGTCGTGCGCCTGTCCGACGGCTCCGGGCCGTCCCGCCCCAGCGGCGACGACCTCGAAGCCCTCGCCAACGCCGTGCGCGAAGCCGCCCGGCCGCCGGGACGCACGGCCGAGGCCGGCGGCCCCGGCCAGGGCGGCCCGTCCACCGGCGAGACCCGTCGTGGACACCTGCGCGTCCTGAGATCGCCCGATTCCTGA
- a CDS encoding cation diffusion facilitator family transporter, translating into MSASGGTKAIVAALAANLAIAVAKFVAFVFSGSSSMLAESVHSLADSGNQGLLLLGGKKAQREATPQHPFGYGRERYIYAFLVSIVLFTVGGMFAIYEGYEKIHDPHEITHWYWPVGVLVFAIIAESFSFRTAIKESNEIRGKQTWTQFIRRAKAPELPVVLLEDFGALVGLVLALGGVGLALLTGNGVWDGIGTLCIGILLIVIAIVLAAETKSLLLGEAAGVEEVEKIKAAVVDGDVVTRVIHMRTLHLGPEELLVAAKIAVEGNDTATEVADAINAAEARIREAVPIARVIYLEPDIYRPEAAE; encoded by the coding sequence ATGAGCGCGTCGGGCGGTACCAAGGCGATCGTGGCGGCACTCGCCGCCAACCTCGCCATCGCTGTAGCCAAATTCGTGGCGTTCGTCTTCAGCGGCTCCTCGTCGATGCTCGCGGAAAGCGTCCACTCGCTGGCCGACTCGGGCAACCAGGGGCTGCTGCTCCTCGGCGGCAAGAAGGCACAGCGCGAGGCGACGCCGCAGCACCCCTTCGGTTACGGGCGCGAGCGCTACATCTACGCCTTCCTCGTCTCCATCGTGCTCTTCACCGTCGGTGGCATGTTCGCCATCTACGAGGGCTACGAGAAGATCCACGACCCGCACGAGATCACGCACTGGTACTGGCCCGTCGGCGTCCTCGTCTTCGCGATCATTGCGGAGTCCTTCTCCTTCCGCACCGCGATCAAGGAGTCGAACGAGATCCGGGGCAAGCAGACCTGGACCCAGTTCATCCGGCGGGCCAAGGCCCCCGAGCTGCCCGTCGTCCTCCTGGAGGACTTCGGTGCGCTCGTCGGCCTGGTACTGGCCCTCGGCGGCGTCGGCCTCGCCCTGCTGACCGGCAACGGGGTCTGGGACGGCATCGGCACCCTGTGCATCGGCATCCTGCTCATCGTCATCGCGATCGTCCTGGCCGCGGAGACCAAGTCCCTGCTGCTCGGTGAGGCCGCCGGGGTCGAGGAAGTCGAGAAGATCAAGGCCGCGGTGGTCGACGGGGACGTCGTCACCCGCGTGATCCACATGCGCACCCTGCACCTGGGCCCGGAGGAGCTGCTGGTCGCCGCCAAGATCGCGGTCGAGGGCAACGACACCGCGACCGAGGTGGCCGACGCGATCAACGCCGCCGAGGCCCGCATCCGCGAGGCGGTCCCGATCGCCCGGGTGATCTACCTGGAGCCGGACATCTACCGGCCCGAAGCCGCCGAGTAG
- the manA gene encoding mannose-6-phosphate isomerase, class I, with protein MDRLTNTIRPYAWGSTTALPALLGVEPTGEPQAEMWMGAHPGAPSRIDRGAGERALSDVIAADPEGELGAATVAKFGPRLPFLFKILAAGAPLSLQVHPDLLQAREGFEDEERRGVPIDADHRNYKDPNHKPEMICALTAFDGLCGFRPPLEAAELLEGLDVDSLKPYADLLRAHPEEAALREMLTAVLIADRAEMAHTVHEVAAAVTRLGGRYTPYVTLVHHFPGDPGVIAAMLLNHVRLQPGEAMFLGAGVPHAYIDGLGVELLANSDNVLRAGLTPKHVDVPELLKIAKFEPGDPNLLRPEGDGEEVYETPIDEFRLSRFLLAPGGASRVLPHDTPQILLCTAGSPRAGELALAPGESVFVPAGEKVELSGSGTIFRATVVV; from the coding sequence ATGGACCGCCTGACGAACACGATCCGCCCCTACGCCTGGGGATCCACCACGGCCCTCCCCGCGCTCCTCGGTGTCGAACCCACCGGTGAGCCCCAGGCCGAGATGTGGATGGGAGCCCACCCGGGCGCCCCCTCCCGCATCGACCGGGGAGCGGGCGAGCGGGCGCTCTCGGACGTCATCGCCGCCGACCCCGAAGGCGAGCTGGGCGCCGCCACCGTCGCCAAGTTCGGCCCCCGGCTGCCCTTCCTGTTCAAGATCCTCGCCGCCGGCGCCCCGCTCTCCCTCCAGGTCCACCCCGACCTGCTCCAGGCCCGGGAGGGCTTCGAGGACGAGGAGCGCCGCGGGGTCCCGATCGACGCGGACCACCGCAACTACAAGGACCCCAACCACAAGCCCGAAATGATCTGCGCGCTCACCGCCTTTGACGGGCTGTGCGGCTTCCGTCCGCCGCTGGAGGCCGCGGAACTCCTCGAGGGCCTGGACGTGGACAGCCTCAAGCCGTACGCGGACCTGCTGCGCGCGCACCCCGAAGAGGCCGCCCTGCGCGAGATGCTGACGGCCGTACTGATCGCGGACCGCGCCGAGATGGCCCACACCGTGCACGAGGTCGCCGCCGCCGTCACCCGGCTCGGTGGCCGCTACACCCCGTACGTCACGCTGGTCCACCACTTCCCGGGCGACCCGGGAGTCATCGCGGCGATGCTGCTCAACCACGTCCGACTCCAGCCCGGCGAGGCGATGTTCCTGGGCGCCGGCGTTCCGCACGCCTACATCGACGGTCTCGGCGTCGAGTTGCTGGCCAACTCGGACAACGTGCTGCGTGCCGGGCTCACCCCCAAGCACGTGGACGTGCCCGAGCTGCTGAAGATCGCGAAGTTCGAGCCGGGCGACCCGAACCTGCTGCGCCCCGAGGGCGACGGCGAGGAGGTCTACGAGACCCCCATCGACGAGTTCCGGCTCTCCCGCTTCCTCCTCGCACCCGGCGGCGCCTCCCGCGTCCTCCCGCACGACACCCCGCAGATCCTGCTCTGTACGGCCGGCTCCCCGCGGGCCGGCGAACTGGCCCTGGCCCCGGGCGAGTCGGTCTTCGTACCGGCGGGCGAAAAGGTCGAACTGTCAGGAAGCGGGACGATCTTCCGTGCCACCGTGGTGGTCTGA
- a CDS encoding phosphomannomutase/phosphoglucomutase, translating into MAADLSNIVKAYDVRGVVPDEWDESLAELFGAAFVEVVGAGAIVIGHDMRPSSPGLSAAFARGAAARGVDVTLIGLCSTDQLYYASGSLDLPGAMFTASHNPAQYNGIKLCRAGAAPVGQDTGLSQIRELVEKWSDEGAPVIPEGTVPGTVTEQDTLIGYAAHLKGLVDLSSIRPLKVVVDAGNGMGGHTVPTVFEGLPLDVVPMYFELDGTFPNHEANPLDPKNIVDLQARVLAEGADLGIAFDGDADRCFIVDEQGIGVSPSAITALVAARELARNGGAGTVIHNLITSWSVPEVVRENGGTPVRTRVGHSFIKEEMAKTGAIFGGEHSAHYYFKDFWNADTGMLAALHVLAALGGQDGPLSALVASYDRYAGSGEINSTVADQAARLAAVKATYGDTEGVTLDELDGLTVTAQDWWFNVRASNTEPLLRLNVEARDEATLAKVRDEALALIRA; encoded by the coding sequence GTGGCCGCAGATCTTTCGAACATCGTCAAGGCGTATGACGTGCGTGGCGTCGTGCCGGACGAGTGGGACGAGTCCCTGGCCGAGCTGTTCGGTGCCGCGTTCGTCGAGGTCGTGGGCGCTGGGGCGATCGTGATCGGTCATGACATGCGTCCGTCGTCGCCGGGTTTGTCGGCCGCGTTCGCGCGGGGTGCGGCGGCGCGGGGTGTGGACGTCACGCTGATCGGTCTGTGTTCGACGGACCAGCTGTACTACGCGTCGGGTTCGCTGGACCTGCCGGGTGCGATGTTCACGGCCTCCCACAATCCGGCGCAGTACAACGGCATCAAGCTCTGTCGTGCGGGTGCGGCTCCGGTGGGTCAGGACACGGGTTTGTCGCAGATCCGTGAGCTGGTGGAGAAGTGGTCGGACGAGGGTGCTCCCGTGATCCCCGAAGGCACCGTCCCCGGAACGGTCACGGAGCAGGACACGCTCATCGGTTACGCCGCCCATCTCAAGGGTTTGGTGGACCTGTCGTCGATCCGTCCGTTGAAGGTGGTCGTGGACGCGGGCAACGGGATGGGTGGCCACACGGTTCCGACGGTGTTCGAGGGTCTGCCGTTGGACGTGGTGCCGATGTACTTCGAGTTGGACGGGACGTTCCCGAACCACGAGGCGAACCCGCTGGATCCGAAGAACATCGTGGACTTGCAGGCGCGGGTGTTGGCGGAGGGTGCGGATCTGGGTATCGCGTTCGACGGTGACGCGGACCGTTGCTTCATCGTGGACGAGCAGGGCATTGGTGTGTCGCCGTCGGCGATCACTGCGTTGGTCGCGGCGCGCGAGCTGGCCCGCAACGGTGGCGCCGGCACCGTGATCCACAACCTGATCACCTCTTGGTCGGTTCCCGAGGTCGTTCGCGAGAACGGCGGGACGCCGGTCCGCACTCGTGTCGGTCACTCCTTCATCAAGGAGGAGATGGCGAAGACGGGTGCGATCTTCGGTGGTGAGCACTCGGCGCACTACTACTTCAAGGACTTCTGGAACGCGGACACGGGCATGTTGGCTGCGTTGCACGTGTTGGCGGCGTTGGGTGGTCAGGACGGTCCGTTGTCGGCGTTGGTGGCCTCCTACGACCGTTACGCGGGCTCGGGGGAGATCAATTCCACGGTTGCGGACCAGGCGGCCCGTCTGGCGGCGGTGAAGGCGACCTACGGCGACACCGAGGGCGTCACGTTGGACGAGCTGGACGGTCTGACGGTGACCGCCCAGGACTGGTGGTTCAACGTGCGTGCCTCGAACACCGAGCCGTTGCTGCGGTTGAACGTCGAGGCCCGTGACGAGGCCACGCTGGCCAAGGTCCGCGACGAGGCCCTGGCCCTCATCCGCGCCTGA
- the ahcY gene encoding adenosylhomocysteinase, producing the protein MDFKVADLSLAAFGRKEITLAEHEMPGLMSIRAEYAQAQPLAGARITGSLHMTVQTAVLIETLVALGADVRWASCNIFSTQDHAAAAIAVGPNGTPENPQGVPVFAWKGETLEEYWWCTEQALTWPNTPTGGPNMILDDGGDATLLVHKGVEFEKAGSAPDPSTADSEEYAHILTLLNRTLGESPQKWTQLASEIRGVTEETTTGVHRLYEMMSEGTLLFPAINVNDAVTKSKFDNKYGCRHSLIDGINRATDVLIGGKVAVVFGYGDVGKGCAESLRGQGARVIVTEIDPICALQAAMDGYQVATLDDVVETADIFITTTGNKDIIMASDMAKMKHQAIVGNIGHFDNEIDMAGLAKVDGIVKDEVKPQVHTWKFPDGKVLIVLSEGRLLNLGNATGHPSFVMSNSFADQTLAQIELFTKPEEYPTEVYVLPKHLDEKVARLHLDALGVRLTTLRPEQAAYIGVKVEGPYKPDHYRY; encoded by the coding sequence ATGGACTTCAAGGTCGCAGACCTCTCCCTTGCCGCGTTCGGCCGCAAGGAGATCACCCTGGCCGAGCACGAGATGCCGGGTCTGATGTCGATCCGCGCCGAGTACGCGCAGGCGCAGCCCCTGGCCGGCGCCCGCATCACCGGCTCGCTGCACATGACCGTGCAGACCGCCGTGCTCATCGAGACCCTCGTCGCCCTCGGCGCCGACGTCCGCTGGGCCTCCTGCAACATCTTCTCCACCCAGGACCACGCGGCCGCCGCCATCGCGGTGGGCCCGAACGGCACCCCGGAGAACCCGCAGGGCGTCCCCGTCTTCGCCTGGAAGGGCGAGACGCTGGAGGAGTACTGGTGGTGCACGGAGCAGGCGCTGACCTGGCCGAACACCCCCACCGGCGGCCCGAACATGATCCTCGACGACGGTGGTGACGCCACCCTCCTCGTCCACAAGGGCGTCGAGTTCGAGAAGGCCGGCTCGGCCCCGGACCCGTCGACGGCGGACTCCGAGGAGTACGCCCACATCCTCACCCTGCTCAACCGGACCCTCGGCGAGTCCCCCCAGAAGTGGACCCAGCTCGCGTCCGAGATCCGCGGCGTGACGGAGGAGACCACCACCGGTGTCCACCGCCTCTACGAGATGATGTCCGAGGGCACCCTGCTGTTCCCGGCGATCAACGTGAACGACGCCGTCACCAAGTCGAAGTTCGACAACAAGTACGGCTGCCGGCACTCCCTGATCGACGGCATCAACCGCGCCACCGACGTCCTCATCGGCGGCAAGGTCGCGGTCGTCTTCGGCTACGGCGACGTCGGCAAGGGCTGCGCCGAGTCCCTCCGCGGCCAGGGCGCCCGCGTCATCGTCACCGAGATCGACCCGATCTGCGCGCTGCAGGCGGCGATGGACGGATACCAGGTCGCCACCCTCGACGACGTCGTCGAGACGGCCGACATCTTCATCACGACCACGGGCAACAAGGACATCATCATGGCCTCCGACATGGCCAAGATGAAGCACCAGGCCATCGTGGGCAACATCGGCCACTTCGACAACGAGATCGACATGGCCGGCCTCGCGAAGGTCGACGGCATCGTCAAGGACGAGGTCAAGCCCCAGGTCCACACCTGGAAGTTCCCCGACGGCAAGGTCCTGATCGTCCTCTCCGAGGGCCGCCTGCTGAACCTCGGCAACGCGACCGGCCACCCGTCCTTCGTGATGTCGAACTCCTTCGCGGACCAGACCCTGGCCCAGATCGAGCTCTTCACCAAGCCGGAGGAGTACCCGACCGAGGTCTACGTGCTCCCGAAGCACCTCGACGAGAAGGTCGCCCGCCTCCACCTCGACGCCCTCGGCGTCCGCCTCACCACCCTGCGCCCGGAGCAGGCCGCGTACATCGGCGTCAAGGTCGAGGGCCCGTACAAGCCGGACCACTACCGCTACTGA
- a CDS encoding Trm112 family protein gives MPLEAGLLQILACPACHSPLEDKSADETTPELICTGQDCGLAYPVRDGIPVLLVDEARRPA, from the coding sequence ATGCCGCTCGAAGCCGGCCTCCTGCAGATCCTGGCCTGCCCCGCCTGCCACTCGCCCCTCGAGGACAAGTCGGCCGACGAGACGACCCCCGAGCTGATCTGCACCGGCCAGGACTGCGGCCTCGCGTACCCGGTCCGCGACGGCATTCCCGTGCTCCTCGTGGACGAGGCCCGCCGCCCCGCCTGA